The nucleotide sequence CtgtgaaaatttacaattttgccccttGTTCAAATTTACAACACTACCATCACTTTAGCTTttgacaaattacgattttaccccagtaaaaaaatataactttCCTTCAGTTAAAAGTTACAATATTGtcattgttttatttttctttttatcaaaactataaaagtgttttgttttaattggtttactcgatttaattgtttttcgtgTTAATaactgcctaacactcgctcattatttGGCCATCGCCTCGCAACGCGAGCAGGGTATTAActagttttatttaaatattattttaataaattgtcgatagtaaaatttataaaactatTACATACAAAAGAAAAATATTCATACCTAGGTATTAATCATGAAAAGTTTCTTTATTATGTGAGACTAAAAATGGGTGAAACCAATAGGCTTACAACAATACCTAGAAACCTATAGTAAGTTCGAAATTGATTCTATAAATTAAATTTATCAACTTTAGTCTCGTTTATACCATTAACCCAGTACAATTAACTTGTTCGTAAGATTTGCCGCCTGGAGCATGCGACGTTAACATCACGACGAAGATTCACAGTCATATGTGGATATTCTTGGAGaatattatttaacaaattattaaaaaatTTAATAGATCAAGTAATATTCTGATGTCAAGATCGGACATTTTTTTCTTATtacttttttttgtttatgtgCATTTTGTCTTGTACATGTGAGTTATCCATGAAACCGTTTAATCTTGAAACTGGATATATATAGTTACTGTTTGGCTCTTTACTTTTGCCTAATTGTTTTTTGAACCCTTGAAAAAATGTTTTATTAAGTGTTTAAATATATATGTTGTTTAGAATACTGAAACTAATGTGGCGGttttgaaaactataaccatGTAAAACTATCACCTACTCACTTGAAAAAATAACTTAAGTACAAATATTAAGCAACGTCCTCTTTTAAATTGCATGGAATAAATATGTGATGTGCAAAAAATATGCACTATATATGTGTATTGAAATATGTGAGCTAGAGAGGTCGAATAACAAGTCACATTGGTAATTTGACCATCATGAACCTTTTTTTTTCACTACTTAATAAAAGTaacatcaaataaaaaaaaataataatagtattgaacaCAGTACAATTATCACAGCAACTATACATCGATCTAATTACTTAAACATTAAATATACTAGTATAGTCGTTGGTAACTAAGTTACATTATGAGTGCCTATACTTTAAATCATTTAAATTGTTTCTTATTAGGTAATACTTTTATAAGAATCTAATACAACTAAGTACCATGTTATTTTTTGTACCAAACACAATCCCAATATAACAAACTTCACTTTGTGGAGCAGCTAGTGACAACCTTGTTTTTACTTTTACATACTTTATATAAGACCTCTTCCCTGTGTATTTGATGATCGTCAATGAAAATTTATAATTAACTATATTAATCGGTTTTCTTAATTATTATCACAAATTAACACTTTGATATTGTGAATGTTTCTAATGTTTCTATAACCATATTATAAGATTCTAGCATAATAGGGTGGTTGAGAAATTATAATAAATCTCTAGGAGTtcaaatgaagttaaagcatagtaAGAGGTCCTAAAGTAGAAAATTACTCTTTCAGTTTCTATATAAAAGCTGCCAAAACAAACACTTACATGCACTATAACTAACAAGAAAACTAACAAGAAAACTATGAGCTTTGAGAATTATGACCCTTGTTTCCCTGACCAGCCGGTAGTTGATCAATACCTCCCGGTGTGGGCTAACCTTCCCTCCTTCCGGTCCAAGCCGGCTTTCATCTGGGCAGAAGACAGTTTGTCTGGTTCGCTAAAATGCTCAAGTCTCACCTACGAGGGGCTAAACAACTCGGTTCACTTCATTTCATCCCAACTTTCACAATCATTTCAGAGGGGTGACACGATCATCATTTTATGCTCCCCTGGGCTTGAGCTCGTTGAGATCCTATTTGGATGTCAACGAGCTGGACTCATGGGAGTACCCATCATCCCTCCTAACCCAACTTTTTCAAACGACGATCACCACCATCTCATTCGTGTTTTGTCTCAGACACGACCAAAAGCGGCTGTTGCAGATCGTAATTATGTTGAAAAGGTCCAAAAATATATCAAACTTTCTTGTCCTGAAACCCCCCTATATAAAATCTTGCGCAATCTCACTTGGATACCTATGGAAAATCTTATAGAGATGAATGTAACGTCAAACACAAACTTACATTCATCGTATCAAGGTTGCAAGCCAGACGAGGTGTACTTGATCCAGTACACCTCTGGTGCAACCGGGATACCAAAGCCAGTCTTGGTGGCAGCAGGAGCAGCCGCTCACAACGTCAGACTTGCTAGAAAATCCTATGATCttcacccaaatagcatcattacgtTGTGGCTACCCCAATACCATGATTGCGGGCTTATGTTTCTCTTATTGACAATTGTTTCTGGTGCGACATGTGTGTTAACCTCGCCAAACGCTTTCATCAACCGGCCTAGGATTTGGCTCGAGTTGATAACCAAATTCAAGGCAACGTGCACTCCGGTACCCTCCTTCACACTGCCATTGGTCATCAAAAGGGGACAAGTTTTTGACAAAAGACACATGTCTATAAATCTAACCACCATGAAAAACCTAATAATCATCAACGAACCAATATACCATGAATCCGTTAAACAGTTTGTCCAAGTGCTCGGCCCATTAGGTTTAAATCCTTCATCGATTTCGCCCTCTTACGGGCTAGCTGAGAATTGTACTTTTGTCTCCACAGCATGGAGATCAAAACCACAAGATAGCAATTTCCCAATCCATAATAAGCTATTACCAAGTGCCCGGCTGCATTACGATGATATACATGATGAAGAAGATCAAATGAACATTGTAATCGTCAATGAAGACACAAATGAGCTTGTGGAAGACGGATTCGAGGGTGAGATATGGATTGCTTCTTCTCCAAGCAACGCCTCAGGCTACTTGAGCCACCCTTCTTTAACTCAAGAAATCTTTCATAGCAGATTAAGAGGAAGATTCAGCCATGAACGATTCATTCGAACTGGGGATCGAGGGATCATCAAAGGTGTCGAAAGATTCCTCTTTGTAACAGGTCGATGCTCAGACGTTATTAAACACGAAAATGGGGTTGAAACACATGCTCATTATCTCGAAACAGCAGCATACGAATCGTGTACAAGGTTTCTACGAGGAGGGTGCATTGCAGCATTTCAGATTGATGGGAGTATGACAGCAATTGTTGCAGAGATGCAGAAGAGTGGTGAGAAAGAAGATAATATGTTGAGGAGCATATGTGAAGGAATAAGAGAGTTTGTGTTGAAGGAACAGGATATTCAGGTGGAAATGGTAATTACCCTAGTGAAGAGTGGAAGTATTCCCAAAACGACATCGGGGAAGATACAACGATGGCTTGCTAAAGATAGATTTTTGAGGGGTAACATGGAGGTAGTGACACAGATGAAGTTTGATAAAGAAGATGACAACACTTTCAAGAAGTCTATTGCGAATAATATGAAGATAAATCAAATGGAAAATAGAAAGACGATATTATACAGTAATTTATGAATATACTGAAAGGTCATGGTGTATTTCTCGTACACCATTGAATCATCATGAACGATgctttgttaaaaataataatgtaAAATTTACATATTGATATTTTGTTTGCGATGAGATACACTGCCGAAGATTATCATAGAAATTGCTGTCAAAGAAGACAAATTTGAACAAGTATTGAGTTTTTAAAGTATATGTTATGATAACTGGACACATGGAATAAACAGAAGATCGATATGAAAGATGACATACAACTAGATTGGCATGAAAGATGTTCGGAAACCTTTGGTTTTGTAGAAGGTGTTTGATAATGTTTCTCTTTGGAACATCAATGTCAGTGATAAATTTTGAGAAATTAATCAACTTGTGCAATGTCTTAAGGACAATATAATAAATTTGTTACCACTACAGGAAACTTTAAACTTTAACATAGGTTCGTTTATAAACCTGGTTATCTAATTATGCTTTGTAATTATCGTATGCAAAGAAAGTACTTTATATGAAAAATACATGATTTTAAACTGGAATACAATTTACTGTCAGTAATCCTTTTTAAATAACTAAAGCGTCGTTTGATGAACGCGGAAATCCGATCTCTTTAAAAAATTGAGGTGTCGTTGATGAGCTCCAAAATGACAAATTCTTATGAGCCGAATGCAatcaatttaatattatttattaatgTTTTATGGAATACTAACCGACTTCGcatatgataaaaaggaaaataaaTGGAATAATGGCTAAAATAACATTCTAAGTTTTGCATTATCTTTTAGCATGGGCACTTAAATAGACTATATATCCTTGAACACTGAAAATTTTATAAAGAtccaaaaataaaatttatgGTATTAGAAACAAACACAGGATGATTAGTATAACTTATCTGGGTTGTATTCTGGCCAGACATTATAAAACAAATGAGCTTCAATGGCTATTACAGACAGATGTCTTCTTTTGAAATTACAAATAGAACTCTCACGGATCTtgacaaaacaaaaaaaaattgtggggagggggggggggttgttatCGACGGCATTTATTTTACTTTCACAATTTTCTACCGGATTGAAAaattttgttttagtttttttttttctcttttccaGTAGTAGACAACCAGTCACAAATGTTGCGATTGATACTTCAATTTGAATTTTAAGTTCCTACTTTTTTTTATCATCTATAGTGAGGTTTTGCAAACGTCCTAACAGCGTTGCAACTTTTAAATCGATTTGCGACCATTTATATTCTATTTTTTAATCTCACATATTTGCAACCAATATTTTCAATTTGATTTAGATTGACTATTTTCATAGTGTTTATCACCTAATTCCAAGTAAAATTGTAGGTCGGAATATTTGTGACTTATTTGCGACCGAATCTCGTGTGGTCACTAATTTTGCAACTGTTATTATCTTGGTTCCTTAAATTTGATTGTTTTCGGCCGTGAATCCCGGTTGGAATTAGCTAGCTTTTTAGTAGTGTTTGGGTGTGGTTTATGGGATGAGTTAATACGATGACAGCTAGTTTGTTGAAATTAGTGTTTTTAGAATTTAGTACTCTGTTTGTGTGTGGTTTATTGGATGAATTAATACGATGACAGCTAGTTTGTTGGAATTAGTGTTTTTAGAATTTAGTACTTCGTCATCGTCAATCATATCAACCTAGCTTAGAACACAATCCTAGATATATATGGATCGGAATCTATGTGAAAATAAGATTGGATTCGCCCAAGTTATGATTAAAGGCTTACTAGTTCGGGGAGTTTATTTCACATGCATACATGTCCTGTTGTGGACACACAtgtaaatgtattttttttatttaatatctcTATATTGTAATTTGTAAGATATGATAATGCACAATAGTTAATCTAAAAGATTTCGAATCATAATGTAGTTTATTTGTATGGATTGCCCACGTCTAGCCGTTAGATTGGTGCATGTGATCTAAATGTAATGTAACTTATTTCTAACATGTGGAACTGAATGTAGTTTATTCTTATGGGTAGGTCGCTATAGTTCTAATTTGACTATATAGGTTATGTGTTGAATTAACAGTGTATTTGATTGCTTAAGTGTTAGATTGATTTCGTATTGGTTTGATTGTGTTTGGAATGATTATGTGTTGGAAAGTACTAGTTTGATAATGTATTGGTATGTGATAAGATCACCTTTAGAGCGGCTTAGACTCCATAGAATATTAAGACAGGGAAACCACATTTTCTGCAAATTTTCTCATTGCTTTCATGCATGAAGCTTCTGAGACCTTTTTAAAGGCTTACAAAACAAAGAAACAATGAAATAACCAACCCAAACATGGTCACAAACCCACTACTCTAAATTAACTAAGGGTTGACATATTCACACACCTTAATGCCTATTTCCACACCTTTCTAGGcgcctcgtatagggctatacgaggcgtatagggtTGCTTTTCCCGACCAGCTTCTGCACCTCGTACAACGTCACATCAGTCACATTAGACGGAGAGTCTAGGCCTGTACGAGGGACcaatactgtgacaactcgaatttccaagattcctatctcgcatttattgcacgttcatgtattgtttagttgtttatttgcacaattagttgctatggaaatgtatatgttttgatacaatgaagtgtattgtgtaatTGTGCacggttatgtgttaattgtgaaagacatgtaaatatatgaacttggtggtgaaactgtgaaactgtttgagatggtgtactattgtaaaatataataattaagggtgtgtagagttattagtgaaacttatatgatacttaaccctaaatcattcactaaacctcacacaaaaatccaagcacgtactttcactttctttggttctctctggcaatcatcaccatcatcattggcaagatattcatcactcttgattccacaTTTCCTCTAGAATCAGTACAAGGTAATTgattattgattgcttgattattatcaattcttgaatcttgtaatacttgaaaaccctagttcttcttatgctattctttgtttaattgattctgattattgaaaTATGATggtgattagttgtgtaatggtTTGATTGTTATCAAGATACACGATATGCTAGAATTgtgattgataattggattacaATGGTTGCCAGTGtttgtaattagggttttctgttcgtatgaaaacaagaacgtaactgatttgattcttttgattctgtgcaatgattggaattcacgcatgattgattgtccgagttttgtatataTAACATGGAGTCCGAGCTTTAATATGATTGCTAGAGGTCTGATCTTTTATGTTGATTAAGTGTCCGATCTTTACAAACCACAAAAGGTCCGATCTTTTATGTTGTTaagtgttgtccgagttttattcaATGActaagggtccgagtttcatgagaggtaacctagtccgactttgttaatcaacaaggggtccgagttttaatccCCAACCATGTGTCCGACCTTTAGTGATCATTAgagtggtccgagtttttgtaaTGTTGAtgatgtccgacctttgtgaccccttacatggtccgagtttcataaccACATgtgttggtccgagtttcttggccacattcccatggtccgacttttaaccccccatgaatcttgtccgaatttttaaaggggttacccccccccccatatccgacttttaaacaggggaagccccccccccccacacacacttgtccgagttttacaaagggcaaggccctgtccgagGGTGTGTAATGATTTCTGTGGATTAATGAGTTGTATGTTAAGTGATGTGAATCTGTTAAGGTGTGTATGATTTAATTGAAGCCGCAAactctgttaaacctgttaagcttattaacgatgttaacatgttaagtatgttaacaaTGGCAATTAGGTTAACATccacgttagattaaactgtgtaatcaaagacgcgacgcatgaattatgtgaatacgattaactgtttacgtgatgtatgattctgtatataatcgtatgatactgaatgcaactgtatgatcttgcatgtatgaatcggtctatgtgatatcatcctgtacacaataagcacacaaaacacagttgcttgattaTCAATGActcgcaaaccctaatttgaggcaaacacttacatcgtatcatgtgcaatatgTCCTAGGTcatgtgtaacggacttagacagttactaaaccctagaagcaataacataccgagcaaaccaaggtgagttcacacagccaaggcatggggttcccagggtaggaatgggattgatttatttatttgtacttctctagataatggaacgtagtgatatgatcctcgggtgaggaaggtgattggttaagatactgctagaccagtgatgcttatagaactgatcttcgcacacacgccgggattggctgcgataatatgactgatcttcgcacacatgccagggttggctgcgataatatgactaatcttcgcacacatgcctaggaaggctgcgaactatacactaaaacttcgcacaggtgccgggtggccgcgatacaaacatacctagtctagaatacttgagaattttccctaatcttcgcatacatgcctagagggctgcgataagaactaatacgatacatgacttaaggAACGAACACAGGGCTTACTATACtactacaattactgaactattaactgtgaactcgctcaactagttgttgactctctgctgcatgccttgcaggaccttaggtacttatggagcttgcacaggaaggagcatgtcgttgtggagcatggatcgtggatgtgatgttaaactttataacacttgaacttattacttacattgggttttcatacttatgcttccgctacactttgaaactataattacgttttgaacacctatcgtattgaatgattggtttgcatttattctacttgatattaattacatgttcaatatgattggtggcttgatcctggtcatgtcacgctcccaggcggtgatactccgcaggtggattttgggggtgtgacagattggtatcagagccaggttttagagaacttggttttaatatgggaaaacgtttttattaaaactagactataaccagaacagtgctctcaacgatccacaacgacgcttcgctccacgtgcaagactcaacctcctaggtaataaggttattgtttattgcctacatgctagaattacatagaactttgctcgtggtatgttTAGATCACATTGCTCACTAtatgttattgcttgagaacacttatgtgcttacactcttctgtcatcgcactactcgcgaaccattctcacttacgttacatttgctatgaagatcatggccggatatatcaacatgacacaagcccagttgacggctctcattaacgaacgaattgctgcggcacttgcagccatacaagcaggaggtaaaccctgcagtcgtaactaggatctttagatcctacactcctaaaccaactcttgtgtttaaccttgtcctattcttatacacaataggtcaacacgctcagtcacctgtttacaccttcaaaaaccTCAAGGAATgtcgacctagtactttcagtggaactgagggagttgaagacctcctccattggttcgagaggctcgaaactgacttcgaggtgcatgattgccctgagtcacgtagagtaaagtttgctactagaacactcgaaggtgctgcattaacctggtgggaagcacaggttcaaatgttaggactggcagctgctaatgccactccctggaacgagttcaaggacctaattaaggaagagttttacagtcgagaagacatccacaaactagaggtagagttcctcaacctacagatggtggggtctgaaattgaagcttatacgaggagatcaaacgaattagccacattttgttccactatggtagaccctcccaccaaacgcatcgaactgtatctcaagggtctggtgcccgaaatctAGAGTCATATGACCGCAGCTagtcttggcactatccagcaagtcactaggcttgctcatcgtctcacagaccaggctgtaggaCAGAACAAACTACCAAAACGTGTCAAAACTGATACTCcatgtgcttctagtgataacaaacgcaagtgggatgaaagccTGAGCAAGgaattaattttggtccagcctctggcgcagcagcaagagatagatgactaccagagccccagacagcagttttctagtagtcatgggcagaaaagatatcgaggaattcacccatggtgcaacaattgtaacagacaccacggtggccagtgcaacaagggtcgttgccagcgtTGTCTCAAGATCGGTGCAATTCTTTAATATAGCATGTAGAGTTTTAACAACTTAAAATTAGTGTCCAAGATAACATATCAGTATCAAA is from Helianthus annuus cultivar XRQ/B chromosome 9, HanXRQr2.0-SUNRISE, whole genome shotgun sequence and encodes:
- the LOC110876748 gene encoding long-chain-fatty-acid--AMP ligase FadD26; translation: MSFENYDPCFPDQPVVDQYLPVWANLPSFRSKPAFIWAEDSLSGSLKCSSLTYEGLNNSVHFISSQLSQSFQRGDTIIILCSPGLELVEILFGCQRAGLMGVPIIPPNPTFSNDDHHHLIRVLSQTRPKAAVADRNYVEKVQKYIKLSCPETPLYKILRNLTWIPMENLIEMNVTSNTNLHSSYQGCKPDEVYLIQYTSGATGIPKPVLVAAGAAAHNVRLARKSYDLHPNSIITLWLPQYHDCGLMFLLLTIVSGATCVLTSPNAFINRPRIWLELITKFKATCTPVPSFTLPLVIKRGQVFDKRHMSINLTTMKNLIIINEPIYHESVKQFVQVLGPLGLNPSSISPSYGLAENCTFVSTAWRSKPQDSNFPIHNKLLPSARLHYDDIHDEEDQMNIVIVNEDTNELVEDGFEGEIWIASSPSNASGYLSHPSLTQEIFHSRLRGRFSHERFIRTGDRGIIKGVERFLFVTGRCSDVIKHENGVETHAHYLETAAYESCTRFLRGGCIAAFQIDGSMTAIVAEMQKSGEKEDNMLRSICEGIREFVLKEQDIQVEMVITLVKSGSIPKTTSGKIQRWLAKDRFLRGNMEVVTQMKFDKEDDNTFKKSIANNMKINQMENRKTILYSNL